From Methylomonas sp. EFPC3, a single genomic window includes:
- a CDS encoding LytTR family DNA-binding domain-containing protein: MVAKQRILLVDDEYLARDELKDILRRRHPDFEPVAEAAGARDAWAALQADRNISGVFLDIHIQTEGERAGLDLAYAINSLPDAPWIVFITGHPQTAVEAHRLHPAHYLLKPLDDAKVDEALNWIRRQAVQTAVAGAALPQRIKIRHRIVNRFDERETHVEYVDPQEIVFVAKNNAANSLRIQLSNGTALDGVYGALKEWEHKYPGLGLVQIHRSHLVNIRQIRSLRPRPGENEVYKVALKDSGHELAVGPEYLDALREKMDAGSVY, from the coding sequence ATGGTAGCCAAACAACGCATATTGCTCGTCGACGACGAATATCTGGCCCGCGACGAACTGAAAGATATTTTGCGCCGCCGACATCCGGATTTCGAGCCGGTGGCCGAAGCGGCCGGCGCACGCGACGCCTGGGCGGCTTTGCAAGCCGACCGGAATATCAGTGGCGTGTTTTTGGATATCCACATTCAGACCGAAGGCGAGCGCGCCGGGCTGGATCTGGCTTACGCCATCAACAGTTTGCCGGACGCGCCGTGGATCGTCTTCATCACCGGTCATCCGCAGACCGCGGTGGAGGCGCACCGGCTGCATCCGGCCCATTATTTGTTGAAACCGCTGGACGATGCCAAGGTCGACGAAGCCTTGAACTGGATTCGGCGCCAGGCGGTGCAGACCGCAGTCGCTGGCGCAGCCTTGCCGCAGCGAATCAAAATCCGCCACCGCATCGTCAACCGCTTCGACGAGCGCGAAACCCATGTGGAATACGTCGATCCGCAGGAAATCGTATTTGTCGCCAAAAATAACGCCGCCAACAGTTTACGCATCCAGCTCAGTAACGGCACGGCTCTGGACGGCGTTTACGGCGCGCTAAAGGAGTGGGAGCACAAATACCCCGGACTGGGCTTGGTGCAGATTCACCGCAGCCACTTGGTGAATATCCGCCAGATCCGCAGCTTGCGGCCGCGGCCGGGCGAGAACGAAGTCTACAAGGTCGCGCTGAAGGATTCCGGGCACGAACTCGCGGTGGGTCCGGAATATCTGGACGCGTTACGCGAGAAAATGGATGCCGGGTCGGTTTATTGA
- a CDS encoding GNAT family N-acetyltransferase, which translates to MQIREALISDAATLLRLFNQLDAETDFMLFEPGERQTTESEQQAIIAAFAQSERRFMYVAETVGDIIGFCVLVGNQQRRNAHTASLVIGVVKSHWRHGAGAKLLEAVIGKADTAGIERIELTVRTDNQAALALYQKFGFAIEGERIGSLNIGGNRFNEFYMARV; encoded by the coding sequence ATGCAGATACGAGAAGCCTTAATATCCGATGCCGCAACCCTGTTGCGCCTGTTCAACCAGCTTGATGCCGAAACCGATTTCATGCTGTTCGAACCCGGCGAACGCCAAACCACCGAGTCCGAACAACAGGCGATCATCGCGGCGTTTGCCCAAAGCGAGAGGCGTTTCATGTACGTCGCCGAAACGGTAGGCGACATAATCGGTTTTTGCGTGCTGGTGGGCAATCAACAGCGGCGGAACGCACATACGGCATCGCTGGTGATCGGCGTGGTCAAGTCGCATTGGCGGCACGGCGCCGGCGCGAAGCTGTTGGAAGCTGTGATCGGCAAAGCCGATACCGCCGGAATCGAACGCATAGAACTAACCGTGCGCACCGACAACCAGGCGGCGCTGGCGCTGTATCAAAAGTTCGGGTTCGCGATCGAGGGCGAAAGAATCGGTTCGCTTAACATCGGCGGCAACAGGTTTAACGAATTCTATATGGCCAGGGTTTAA
- a CDS encoding antibiotic biosynthesis monooxygenase yields MLEVAILDIIPGKETDFEAAFALASAIIANSPGYISHQLQRCVENESRYLLLVNWQTLEAHTIGFRSSPEYREWASLLHHFYSPFPTVEHYQLVLEPGS; encoded by the coding sequence ATGCTTGAAGTGGCCATTCTCGATATTATTCCGGGCAAAGAGACCGATTTCGAGGCGGCATTTGCGCTCGCATCGGCCATCATTGCCAATAGCCCGGGCTATATCTCGCACCAACTGCAACGCTGCGTGGAAAATGAGAGCCGCTATCTTCTGTTGGTGAACTGGCAAACCCTGGAAGCGCATACCATCGGCTTTCGTTCGTCGCCCGAATATCGGGAATGGGCAAGCTTACTACACCATTTTTACAGCCCATTTCCAACAGTGGAGCACTACCAGCTGGTTCTCGAACCAGGAAGCTGA